One Caldisericaceae bacterium genomic region harbors:
- the tsaE gene encoding tRNA (adenosine(37)-N6)-threonylcarbamoyltransferase complex ATPase subunit type 1 TsaE, with the protein MKLYSEDETIELGKRLAKALYGATDNFLIALSGPLGAGKTTFIKGFSLGFGVENYVESPTFVFLNIYKASIPVYHYDMYRVDEVRDIDDLGIFDMVSKKGFHLFEWGEKLKDLLDFDLEIYFKILDESSREVHFKFFRLEYIIDELSFT; encoded by the coding sequence TTGAAATTATACTCTGAAGATGAGACTATTGAACTTGGTAAAAGACTTGCAAAGGCTCTTTATGGTGCAACGGATAATTTCCTTATTGCTCTTTCGGGGCCACTTGGTGCAGGTAAAACAACTTTCATTAAGGGTTTTTCACTTGGTTTTGGAGTAGAGAACTATGTTGAAAGCCCAACTTTTGTATTTTTAAATATTTATAAGGCAAGTATTCCAGTTTATCATTACGATATGTACCGCGTTGATGAAGTTAGAGATATTGATGATTTAGGTATCTTTGATATGGTTTCAAAAAAAGGTTTTCATCTTTTTGAATGGGGTGAAAAGTTAAAAGACCTATTGGACTTTGATCTTGAAATATATTTTAAGATTCTTGATGAATCTTCAAGAGAAGTGCATTTTAAATTTTTTAGATTGGAGTATATTATAGATGAACTATCTTTTACTTAG